Within Mytilus edulis chromosome 10, xbMytEdul2.2, whole genome shotgun sequence, the genomic segment AGGTACATTTTTCAGCTTCATCCTTCTGAAACGGTCATTTACGTTTTCAATAACTGGTTTCATGCTTTCTCCAAAGGCTGTTTTCAAAGCAGGTGATACTTTTGCAATATTTCTTATAGCATTCAAGGAAGATTTGTGGCGAATCTTCGTTTCAAAATCTGGTCGTATTTCTTTTCTATCCAAAGCACAATGTTGCAGACACAAATTTAAGAGTGACATACATCTTTCTGCCGGATTAACCCAACTGTTATTTGGTGCAGTCCTAATGGCAATTAACATGTCCAGATCAAGTTGCATGAATAACTGAATAAGTGATGTTTTAACTGTCTCATAAGTCACACGATGATCCGGTCCTCCGTCGGTCATCAAGCAAAGTATTGTCTTTTCAAGGTTTACATCGTCTGTTGAGTGATAATCTCTTAAAATACGTGTCAATTCAGTTGCATGACGGAATGGATTGGATGGTTGAAAAACCTTGTCTTTGGTTGTGACATAAACTTTCCCATTAAAAAAGCTGTCATTTGCATGGTGAGGTGTGTCAGTTACTAGAGTTACTGACGGGACGAGACCACCTACATGGAAGTCATGATCCCTTGCAACCAGCACGGGTCCAGTTGATGGAGTTAATACTCTGTTGTGACCACGCACTCCTGTAGAAATGGGAATACCAGGTTCCCCAATGGAAACTATGGCTTTGTCATCCATACATACAAATACTGCCTCTTTCCTGAACTTGACACAAAATTCCTTCACATATCCGAACAGAGTCGCTACATATTTACCATCAGGATGGTCGACACGAGCCATTCTAGTCTGTACTCTAAATTTTACGTCAAAGCGTTCTGTATACTTCAATGCTGTTTTCTGAAAAGAGTTTGATGGCATAAACTGTAGTCTGAGTGTCTCAGTGTTGGGTATAGGAGTTTCAGGTGGAAGAGTTTTTGCAATTTCAGACTTTAAATCTTCCATTGAAATTGCCAATGGCAAGTAGAGTTCAGTACCGTGACGTCTCTCTTGTACCTGAAGTAACTGCTTTTCAAAGTATTTACCTGTAGCTTCATAAAAATCTCCATATTTGACGTCTGCATCTGAGCCATTTAAAGACCTATAATCAAGGAGTAATTCAGGGTAATCACTTGATAGTAAAATGTTTGCCACACGATCATCAATTGTTTGTTGGGCAGCATTTGCATGTGCAGGCTCAGTTCCTGTAAGTTCATGAAACATATAACGTAGGACAGACTTGGGTGTTTTTACATACTGTGAATACATATTGATGAAATCACGTCTCATTGCTCTAGTAGAATACTTAGGTAAATTGTCTGCTATTTTTGACATAATTCGAGCATTAGTTGTGGCACGTTCTGGGGAATCGTCGATTGGTACAGACCAAACAAAATTAAGAGTTCCCAAGTTTCCTCCATATGACATTCTGTAAATCATGATAGGTACAGAAAGCTTCAACTCCTTTATGTATTTTCTTCGCTTGTCTCTGTCTGATGGACAAAATAAGTCCAAgtcaatatatttatattgtcccacctgtttaagtttttttatctAGTTCAAGAAATGCCCTGTCTACAAGAATTGTTGGGTTGATAAACTGACAGGTTGAATCACCAGAAGTGCTGCGGCAGGGTTGATCCCTTTTTTGATAGACATGTTTGTAACGAAAGTTGTCAAGTTGAAGTTTTTCTTTGTACTTGGTTAAACAGCTAAGGAGGGCTTAGAAGCTTAGAAGCTAGTCGAGTGTGTCTTGGCAATGACATGGAAGGAAATGATAAGCATTTGGTGAGACTCAGACAAACATCATTTAATTTTTCAGAAGTTATGACCGGTGTTTTATGTCGAAGTTTTTTGTATTCGTTGTAACCCTTAAAGCGTTGAAAGCACTCAGGAATGCGACAACATTTCTCTGCAAACTTTTCATGGCCGTGATCAATATACCATAGTGCACTGCTAAGCTTACTTAAAACCTCTTTACCTGTATCTAAAGTGTCTAGTGACCATCCTTGATCAATGTTTGAGGCCCAATCAATGATACCAGAGTAAAGTCTTTGTGGCCCAGTGAGCTGTTTCCCAGACAAGGGGACAGGTTTATCAGGCATGTGTAACTCATTTTGTGAGCTCATGAGTACCGAAAATGCATTAATTCCACTTGGTTTTGAATTTGATGCATCTTTAGTAGCAGTAGATCCATCATCAATTGTGAACTGCACATATTTAAAGTTTAGGTCATTACATATTGACCATACTATATTTTCGTCAGATATTTCGATACTAGAATCATCGAAACTGTTCGACTTACTTATTTGTAtggttttaatattaataatctcACTTTATGCATCGCTACATCGTTCAATGGCTTCTTGATATAGTTCCCTGAATGTCCGACATTTTGTTTGTGTTGCcgtattttttaatatgtatgccttgttgttatttttgtctgAATGTTTCACCACAGAAACAATCAGCACGTTTTCCATCTTTGCAACTTTTTTGATCAGAATCAAAAATATGCTTGACAAATGACAAACACTGCATATTTTCAAACGcttaattgataaagatttttttttaataccggaATCGAGTTCGTCGAAAATGCGGATTTATTTTCGACGTgcgggaattttatttttatttttattttttggttttggcAGGTGAGGTGCGggaaacttatttttattttcttattttaatttcgGCAATTTAGGTGCTGGTTTTCCAAAGAACTACtaattaatttggtgtggcctAATGGGTAAATTTACATTAACTAAATGGACAGGAAAGATAGaccgcatacgtcgacaacacaGACAATAATGTTTGTAATGACATTTTACATGTCTCACTTGAATGTGTAGGTTGTCGACggctgcgctctatgtttcctggtgtTAAATTTGGCTGAAATCCTGCCGATTTTGTTAAATTTCGGCAAAATTCCTTATTTTGACCCAACTGGGTGGAAAATCAACGCTTTAGAATAAAACAATGACAGATTGTGTTCTATAAATCATTTTCAAATGTCTTTAAGtcacttaaataaaggcaacatagTATACccctgttcgaaattcataaatcgaaagagaaaaaacaaatcctggttacaaactaattCTGAGGGagacgtatcaaatataagagaactacgacacaacagaaacacaaactAACATTTTTTATCTTGTTGCATGGAACTTTATAATTGAGGTCAAATATgacccttaccgaacttactcctttacaTAGCTTTATTTTCATGCAATGGTGAACAACAAACAAGTGAAGATGTACACAATTTAGAGTATTGGATACTATTAAACACAAGCTTTCATACAACTCCTATTTAGAGATGCgttatcaattgaaaaaaaatgctgtAAGTAGGGATTCGAAAAGCTCCCCGGCAGTTCTAGTTCTGATCCGCATACTACTCTAAACAAATGATggagttaaaaaaataattctggaacggaaacgatcactgtaCTGTAGTCTGGCTGCGGACACCGTCATGTCAAATAACATGCAAAGAGGATGCTTCAAAATAATTCTTTGCTTACATCATCGAGCTAAAATTTTCAACATATCTCAACTTCCTTCTGGGAATTTGcttaatattaaatataaatgccTCTGCCACGTACGtgtttattaaattcaacaatATGTTTGTTAATTATCGTCAACTAGTAGAGGGGGAATGTTACCACTTTCACACTGGAACTACATTCTCATTTAagatttaatatatatttcaataaccTTTTAAATATGATGAGACggctgttttctggtctttgaTCGGgcgtgttgtctctttgacaaattctccatttccattctcaattttacatgacACTATTTTGTTGCAaacagggtttcccctgggtcaattatttttttcgccacatctttcgccaaaacaatatatttttcgcgactttattatttttttcgccaagtaacataactatatttttcgtttaaaatttacctttttttctaccccccccccccttttcccttaaataagatgattttgtcccattgtgtctatgattatgctctcaaacttattttagagttaacattttaatgaataaacactaaacacttactttaaaacaacatattttatttttaacttaaaagggaaaaatattcattgtattttaaacaacttttcttaATGACTGGGCCACTatactttatataataaagaagatataagtcctggaatataaccaaaattaatggacatattttgattatatattactagtatagtTTGTAGGGAAAGTTTCttgaaaagaaaaatactgatgttcccttttgtactaagaagtggtttttataacaaaacaaaagcttttatcacatgaaattgatccctcgtTTCATGTGTAGGCATTACATTAAAGGGCTACTCTCGTTCAAGAGCTTGTTCTCAAccttttgaatagatttcttcataatgacagttttcttttcttgaccatcgtaaatgaaaaagttgagacgtaaaactacGCTTGAAAtacgtgtgtcactcaaacgactttaaagtagtccataggcggatccaggggggccctggggggggggggccggccccccctttcgtgggaaaaatttggttgattatatagggaatcattgaagcatgactggagcgggccccctcgtaggtcagtcagcgggccccccttaggaaaagttctggatccgccactgtagtcTCTCTAATCAATTACCGATATTAAAttcaaaggataattaaagttttaaatcggatatttttcttgcttttgaacatttttcgtcacaacaacagctttcttttctaaactatctttaaaaggagaggagacgtcaaaagtttgcttcaaacacgtgcgtcgtaaagtggtaaataaattctgtatgtgacatttagcggaagccatttaaccatatcattttgtcaaacaattcaatcaacacctttattaatagtcctttgttgtcgataaaatgcaatcagctgattattgattttctctCCAAaccttaatgaggtcaaggtgaattccgagtattttCTGAaagggtaaagtccgagaaactcgaaaaaaagtaaataaacaagatggaggaaaataaatcgttctatatatatatttctctcgccaaattctttcgcaaatgacgattttttatcgccacaattattattttttcgcaaattgcgaaaatggcgaccgccagcggaaaccctggttGCAAATGTATGCTGATATGAATCATGAATAATTTATATGTCAATActgaataaaattaatttcaaatcttTAATTCAGTTTAGTAATTACAGATTTAGCGTTATGACAAGTATGAGCTAGGGGCTTGCTCATAGCCATAAGGTCATCATGTGAGATAGTAGTGTGGGTTGTTGTTGTATCATCAACTAGTCTTATCATTTCCATCTGAAAGAAAAGTGATATTGGTATAAGCAAATATTGCAAGAAACTAAATGGTTATTGCTATCAATTTATCTGCTGTTTCTTGataaataaaatcttttgatttgattttagaTATTCACATGAcataattgtattttgtttttcttgtgtcGTTGGCTCATTGGCTACATGACATGTAACCAATTATTATACTTATCAATGTATGGTTTCACGTAAAATGAATTAATAGATGTTATTTTCTGCTTCCTTTAAAGCCAAAATATAGTTCAACATCGACTTAGCAGATGGTTTTTTTACGTAGGATTATGGTGAAGGTTTTTTTACCATTCACAAACACACTACATTTGCATTATATTTGAACTATTTCAAACATAACAAACACATGATCTGGGTAAACCCAAAAgcaaaatgattttgaaaaataatataccCTCAGATATTTGCACATAAGGTTTAAAGGCTTCAGatattattgtatataatttgatttcattgaatGCAAAAGTATCGAATTTCGAGATTCAGTTCAAATTTTGAAGAACAACTAACAAACAAAACCAATGCCGTGAATAAATAGATATCATAAAAGCTTGCCCGCAACGCCTTAGCAGTAAGAGAACAAGAGATAATATACAAAAGACTCACCCTTAACCCGTAGGTGCAGTCTATTTGTTTAAATGTGTAACataaattagtttttaaattgatttatacctCCAAGGTATGTAGTCCATGTGCGGTGTGTACTTCCGTCAACTGGGATCCGGTTGCTGTATACAGGTAGCACATATGAGGAGCAACCATCATCAGCGTCATCTGAAATAATCTAAGTTTTTGAATtacttaataaaggcaacagtagtataccgatgtttcAATCTGATTTATATACATGTGTCCGAGCTTCATTTACACGGATCTGACAAACACCTGTTCTTGTATCATATATGCGCGATTTAAAAACTCGGCCTTCGTTTATGTATCATTACGACAAAATAACAGAACACTGAAAGATATTAGAAACCAAATTAAAATTGAGAGATTTGTTTTTCCCTAACTTAACTgttcaattttgatatatatagttGATGAAGTGACAATATATTATGAATAACTTACCGTTCATGTACAAGTGAGAAGAAAATGTATAAACAGAAAATTATTTCAGCTATTGTCATGCATGTACTCGTATGACTTGATAAACATCTTCAATATTATCTGTCACGCAATATTACTATGTACATTAATAACTGATAAGGGCGGTTTAAACTAGATCTCTAATTCTTAACACCATATGTGTAAATGATGTTCAAGACCGAgaaaacatacatacatacatacatactttAATGACCTTGTTACCACTGTTTGATGTTAAACTATTGGATTATATCTAAAAATGCCTATGACGATTTTCATGATCAAAATTTCATgaccaaaatttcataaaaaacaaTGTGAAGTGACTTGTCATA encodes:
- the LOC139492450 gene encoding uncharacterized protein; its protein translation is MNVAVVLSLFLVQAFAMTTKHHGHHGHHTGPTHEPVEHESLQFKYDPHSMTLMMVAPHMCYLYTATGSQLTEVHTAHGLHTLEMEMIRLVDDTTTTHTTISHDDLMAMSKPLAHTCHNAKSVITKLN